A single window of Granulicella mallensis MP5ACTX8 DNA harbors:
- a CDS encoding nucleotide sugar dehydrogenase: MTTTIAVPLPSVAEHQLLKLNNRTAKVGVIGLGYVGLPLSLLFSEAGFVVQGFDIDAKKVSSLSEGRSYIQRIPHTDIQVAAERGFSATKDFSIISDQDVIILCVPTPLTEHREPDLSFIEKTAQAIAPHLRVGQLVVLESTTYPGTTEEILIPILNRGSRIGLHARESDKDVSDNVFYVAFSPEREDPGNNTVARRDIPKVVGGHEPIAGQLAGALYENIFGRVVKVSTTQAAEMTKLLENIYRCVNIALVNELKLLSLRMGIDIWEVIDAAATKPFGFQPFYPGPGLGGHCIPIDPFYLSWKAREWDFHTKFIELAGEINEGMPRHVLQSVSEALNRRCKALSGSKILVLGIAYKKDIDDLRESPSLQIIELLQQEQAKVDYNDPYFPTVGRGRHYNLGMKNTSLDTIGDYDCVVIVTDHSDYDYEAIVEGANLVVDTRNATKGINSPKIVRC, from the coding sequence ATGACAACCACTATCGCAGTCCCACTCCCTTCCGTCGCCGAACACCAACTGCTGAAACTGAATAACCGGACAGCGAAAGTTGGCGTCATCGGTCTTGGCTACGTCGGTCTACCTCTCTCGCTCCTGTTCAGTGAAGCTGGCTTTGTCGTCCAGGGTTTTGATATTGACGCCAAAAAAGTCTCGTCTCTGTCCGAAGGGCGCAGCTATATTCAACGCATTCCTCACACGGATATTCAGGTTGCTGCCGAACGCGGTTTCAGCGCAACCAAAGATTTCTCCATAATCTCTGACCAGGACGTAATCATTCTTTGCGTTCCTACACCCCTCACGGAGCATCGTGAGCCAGATCTGAGCTTCATTGAGAAGACGGCGCAAGCAATTGCTCCGCACCTCCGTGTCGGCCAGTTAGTGGTCCTTGAGAGCACGACGTATCCGGGAACTACTGAAGAGATCTTGATTCCGATCCTCAACAGAGGGAGCCGCATCGGACTCCATGCCCGGGAATCCGATAAGGATGTAAGCGATAACGTGTTCTACGTGGCATTCTCGCCCGAACGTGAAGACCCGGGTAACAATACCGTAGCCCGGCGCGACATCCCGAAGGTTGTCGGCGGACATGAGCCGATTGCGGGCCAACTGGCGGGTGCTCTCTACGAAAACATCTTTGGTCGTGTGGTGAAGGTTTCCACCACGCAAGCGGCTGAGATGACGAAGCTGCTCGAGAACATCTATCGCTGCGTAAATATTGCTCTAGTGAATGAGCTGAAACTACTTTCGCTCCGCATGGGGATCGATATCTGGGAAGTGATTGATGCGGCTGCAACGAAACCGTTTGGTTTCCAGCCCTTCTATCCTGGTCCGGGTCTTGGTGGTCACTGTATTCCGATCGACCCGTTTTACCTGAGCTGGAAGGCGCGCGAGTGGGATTTCCATACGAAGTTCATTGAGCTCGCGGGTGAAATCAATGAAGGTATGCCCCGTCACGTGTTGCAGTCGGTATCAGAGGCGCTGAATCGGCGCTGCAAGGCTTTGAGCGGGTCTAAGATCCTTGTTTTGGGTATCGCCTATAAGAAGGACATCGACGATCTTCGGGAGTCCCCGTCTCTGCAGATCATCGAGTTACTGCAGCAGGAGCAAGCGAAGGTAGATTACAACGATCCTTACTTCCCAACCGTAGGCAGAGGACGTCACTACAACCTGGGTATGAAGAACACGTCGCTGGATACGATTGGTGACTACGACTGTGTCGTCATCGTAACGGACCACTCAGACTATGACTACGAAGCGATCGTTGAAGGTGCGAATCTCGTTGTCGATACTCGAAATGCAACTAAGGGAATCAACTCACCGAAGATCGTTCGCTGCTAA
- a CDS encoding Gfo/Idh/MocA family protein, whose translation MAQVKVGVVGLGAWGRNVARCLHELNECDLVACCDTNPASRALAELNWNVKTCETLDEMLERYPSIQAIVISSPAITHYPLAKKALLADKDVFVEKPFTLEVAHAEELLHLSEVRDRVLMVGHLMEYHPAVNYIRDLVRSGELGDIYYVYTQRVNLGRIRGDENALWSFAPHDISQILYMLGGTPTDVSARGQSFIQKSIEDVVFLSLYFSNRVMAHIHISWLDPHKVRSTTIVGSKKMVVFDDAATSEKLRIYDSRAEMHPTTSYGEATQVRFGDIHIPRISSTEPLKIEFQHFLDCVVRRLRPRSDAYDGLQVVRILDSAQRSLDMDGIPVALQPEEERLHAPSLPSKNRSWRPAPDVPISLPAFAYMPELSQKVPQ comes from the coding sequence ATGGCGCAAGTCAAAGTTGGAGTGGTGGGCCTGGGAGCGTGGGGTCGTAATGTTGCGCGCTGCCTACACGAACTAAATGAGTGCGATCTGGTGGCTTGCTGCGACACGAACCCTGCGTCGCGCGCATTGGCCGAGCTGAACTGGAACGTCAAGACGTGCGAAACCCTGGACGAGATGCTGGAACGCTACCCGTCCATCCAGGCTATCGTTATAAGTTCACCCGCTATTACCCATTATCCCCTCGCAAAAAAGGCTCTTCTCGCGGACAAAGACGTGTTTGTAGAGAAGCCTTTCACGCTCGAGGTTGCACACGCTGAAGAGCTGCTTCACCTCTCAGAGGTCCGCGATCGCGTTCTTATGGTTGGCCATTTGATGGAGTACCACCCGGCCGTGAACTATATACGTGATCTCGTTCGCTCTGGAGAACTTGGTGACATCTACTACGTGTACACCCAGCGAGTGAACCTTGGCCGCATCCGCGGTGACGAAAACGCCCTATGGAGCTTCGCACCACACGATATCTCCCAAATCCTCTATATGCTCGGCGGAACACCCACCGACGTAAGCGCTCGAGGACAGAGCTTTATCCAGAAATCAATCGAGGACGTGGTGTTCCTGAGTCTGTACTTCAGCAACCGCGTCATGGCTCACATCCATATTTCATGGCTCGATCCACACAAGGTTCGCAGCACTACCATCGTCGGAAGCAAGAAGATGGTAGTCTTCGACGACGCGGCCACCTCTGAAAAACTCCGCATCTATGACAGTCGTGCCGAAATGCACCCTACCACTTCATACGGTGAAGCGACACAGGTTCGTTTTGGCGACATTCACATCCCCCGAATCTCCAGCACAGAGCCCTTGAAGATCGAGTTCCAACACTTTCTGGACTGCGTCGTACGGCGGCTCCGTCCTCGCAGCGATGCCTACGACGGACTGCAGGTAGTTCGGATCCTTGATTCAGCCCAACGGTCTCTCGATATGGATGGCATTCCTGTGGCACTCCAACCTGAGGAAGAGAGGCTGCATGCCCCAAGCCTCCCCTCGAAAAACCGCAGCTGGAGACCGGCCCCTGATGTACCCATCAGCTTGCCTGCCTTTGCCTATATGCCAGAGCTCTCGCAAAAGGTCCCCCAATGA